GTTTTACTTCCGAACCCATTAAAATGGCCAAGCCAGCCCCAGAAACTATGGCTTGCCCCATATGCGGCCTGGAAAGGTAAATAAAGAATAAAGCAATAACGGCCTGCCACCATCTCCCTTTATATTCTTGAATGGCAAATAGAAACCAAGCTATCCCCCAAAAGCAGATTGCATCCTTCCCCACCCCTGCAGTCCAGAAATGTAGATTCAGAAAGTAAAAAACGGTAGGAAATAGTGGGATACCAAAGACCTCATAATTTGTAGGAAATAACGCTGCTGTCATCACATAGATATAGCGTATCCCTATAAAGCCCAATGCCCCAAACAGAATATTCCCTGTCAAATAGGATAAGCCCATTAACTGACTTGGGATGTAGCATAACCACAAAATAAATGTAGTCCCTTCCCCAAAGTACGAGAACCAAGTAACCTCTCCTTTAATCAATACTTGTTCCATACCAAGTTTCCAATAGCCCTGAGAGTCCCCACCGTAATTAATAATATACCAGGTAAAGAAAAAGCTGAAGAAAATATGATAAGCCAGTAGATAATGGAGATGCAGCTCATACTTTTTAGGCAGCCCAAAGCGCTTCGCCATACTTGCATTAGAGTTGACAAGAGCGAGGATGACCAGAAGTATGACGATTATATCAAGCAATTTCCAAAGTCAATTTTATAAAAGCTGATTCTTGGACTAAGATCAGCGCAAGAGGTTGAAAGGGGGGCATTATTCTAAATTTCAATTTTTTTATTAGACAGCAATTCCAGATACAGTTTCTCTACCTCTTGGCAGTATCGCTCGGCAGTAAAATGCTTAAGGGCATGCTCTTTCCCTAATTCTCCCATTCTTCTACGGAGGTCAGGTTGGTCGATCAGAAGCTGAATCTTCTCTGCAATAGATTTGGGAGAACGGGGTGGTATTAGAAAGCCGGTTTGCCCATTCAAAACCACATCTTTTAAACCGCCTACATTTGAAGCTATAATTGGAAGTCCATGTAACATTGCTTCTGCTGCAACCAAACCAAATCCTTCTCTTGCAGATGGGATTACTAAAATATCCATCAATTTATAAAACAAATTGGTCTCTGATTGAAAGCCTGTAAAAATAATTTGATCCCAAAGTCCAGAATTCTTGGCAAGATTTTGGAGCGAATTTTTATCCTTCCCATCCCCTACTATTAGTACTTTTAAATCTTTATTACCGAGAATCTTAACTGCCTGTATTAAATCAGAAACCCGCTTATGGTCATCAAATAGCCGCCCTACCAACCCTATAATCAGTTGATCATCGTCTAAGGAATACTTCTTTTTTAGGGCTCTTAATTCATTTTCTCTGGGATTATTTGGAACCTGGACTCCATTTGTTATTACCCTGATTTTGACTGGCTGTATCCCTGTTTGTTCCTTTAAGTATGTTCCTACATTTGTGGAAATTGCTTGGATTACATCAGCTTGACTAGAAAACAGTCGAAGCAACAAATTAGCTTTTATAGATCGGTTTTGAGGATCCGAAGTTTCCTCAAATACAGTGACCGGAACATCCCAGAATAAAGAACCAAATGCCGCCATACTCATTCCTTCAAAGACTGCACCATGCAATATATGTGGTTTAAAGCTCTTAATTAACTTGCCCACCTGTCTATGCTTTAGCCATTCAAATGGATGCCTGAAAGCACCAACAGCTGTTATCTCTACCCCTTCTCTTTCTAAAGCTTCAGCAACAGGTCCACCTTTCCAGGTACATATTATTCTATGTTCAAATCTTTCTTTATCCAAGCCTCGAATTAAAGTTAGCAAGGTTTGCTCAACTCCTCCAAAGGCGATGGTTTCGATGCAGTGTAGGACTCGGATTTTCATAATTATGAATTCAGAATTCAGAATTAGAATATAGCTGCATCAAAGATTGAATATAATTTTCCACTGAAAAGCGCTCAGATTCCTTTTTTGCTCTTTCTCCCATGTCTTCACGCTCTTCTCTAGAAAAATCAATCATTTGCTGCATAGCTGATTGAATACTATCAATACTTAGCGGATCGATTAGGTTACCAGATTGGGAGTTTCCTAAAATCTCTGCGGCTCCTCCTACCTGGGTCACAATACTAGGTAAGCCAGCGGTCATGGCTTCCGCCAAAGAAACCGAAGACCCTTCCCGCAATGACGGGATAACAAAAGTATCCGCTGCCATTAGAAACGACCAAACATCCTCCTGAAACCCTAAAATTTCAATGTAAGCGCTCAATTCCTCATTCTTAATTCTTAATTCCAAACTCTCCCGCTCCGGCCCCTCCCCTATAATCCTCAATTGCAGTTCTCTATCAGGATTCGCCTTGACCAATCCACCAAAGGCCTCAATCAATCTCCCCAAATTCTTAATCGGCACCAACCTACAAGTACACACAAAAACAAATTCCCCCCCGTCATTTCGACTGGAGGAACGGAAGGAGAAATCTCTCTTTCTCCCATCCAAACTAACCGGATTATACACTACCTTCACTTTCCTTTCTTCCACCTCTCCTAACTCTACAATATTCCTTTTTACTGCCTCTGAGATAGCAATTACTCTATCGGCTTTACGATAAATCCACTTAAAAATATATTTCCAAAACGAATGATGATTGGGAATACCAATTTCCTCTCCGATAATCAAAGGAACATTAGCTATTTTAGCTGCCCAAATGCCATGAAAATTGGCCTCTCCCCCTTGGCAATGAACTACATCAGGTCGAAATTCGGATAAAATTCTTTGTAGTTTCTTTAGGAGTTTGAAATTGGGGATTCTGGGATTAAAACCTAAAGTCTGAATTGGGATACCTTGGACAGCTAATTCATCAGCCACTTTGCCTCCTTTACCTAATACGATAAGCTTTAGCTCAATACCTTCTTGGTTATGAAGAACGGGCAGGGAATTGGCCAATACTTTTTCTACTCCACCAAAATCCAGTTCAGATACTATTCTGACAACTTTCATTGGGTGTAGATATACCTAAAACAGAATTTCAAATAGTTTCTGATCAGTTTTTTTAAACTGGGATCTCTTAAAGCAAACTTGAAAAAGAAGAAAGGTAGTAAGTAGGGAATCTGGCTTAGAGGGTAAGAATTGGTTCTTTCCTTAAGTAAGTTTTGACCTTTGAAAAAATTAGCTTCTGAATCAAAGTATTGAAAAAGATTAAGCGTCAGATACTTATCGCGGAAAACCAGCCAGCAGGGATTATCGGAGGGTATTTCATACTCTATTTTGAACATTTCTGTAAAAATAGTACAATCAAGATTGGGGATTACTTCTACACTTCCCGAAGCCTCGAGGTCATAATGCATTAATGGGGCTTGGACATAATAGGCTTTTTTAGTCCAATCAAATGCACGTAGCCAAAGGTCTATGTCTTCTCCCTTTGTCAAATTAGATTTAAACCCCACCTTATCTGTAAAGAAATCCCTGTGGATGATCGTAGAAGAGGAAGTAAATAAGGTGTTCTCTACAGCAGTTTTGAAATAGTCTGTAATCTCCAAAATAGTAGGTTC
This genomic window from Algoriphagus sp. TR-M9 contains:
- a CDS encoding glycosyltransferase, encoding MKIRVLHCIETIAFGGVEQTLLTLIRGLDKERFEHRIICTWKGGPVAEALEREGVEITAVGAFRHPFEWLKHRQVGKLIKSFKPHILHGAVFEGMSMAAFGSLFWDVPVTVFEETSDPQNRSIKANLLLRLFSSQADVIQAISTNVGTYLKEQTGIQPVKIRVITNGVQVPNNPRENELRALKKKYSLDDDQLIIGLVGRLFDDHKRVSDLIQAVKILGNKDLKVLIVGDGKDKNSLQNLAKNSGLWDQIIFTGFQSETNLFYKLMDILVIPSAREGFGLVAAEAMLHGLPIIASNVGGLKDVVLNGQTGFLIPPRSPKSIAEKIQLLIDQPDLRRRMGELGKEHALKHFTAERYCQEVEKLYLELLSNKKIEI
- a CDS encoding glycosyltransferase family 4 protein; amino-acid sequence: MKVVRIVSELDFGGVEKVLANSLPVLHNQEGIELKLIVLGKGGKVADELAVQGIPIQTLGFNPRIPNFKLLKKLQRILSEFRPDVVHCQGGEANFHGIWAAKIANVPLIIGEEIGIPNHHSFWKYIFKWIYRKADRVIAISEAVKRNIVELGEVEERKVKVVYNPVSLDGRKRDFSFRSSSRNDGGEFVFVCTCRLVPIKNLGRLIEAFGGLVKANPDRELQLRIIGEGPERESLELRIKNEELSAYIEILGFQEDVWSFLMAADTFVIPSLREGSSVSLAEAMTAGLPSIVTQVGGAAEILGNSQSGNLIDPLSIDSIQSAMQQMIDFSREEREDMGERAKKESERFSVENYIQSLMQLYSNSEF
- a CDS encoding glycosyltransferase family 2 protein, which produces MFSVIIPLFNKAPYIQRAIDSVLNQSLQDFEIIVVNDGSTDGGEELVKDNYGDQVILFNQTNQGVSAARNRGIAQSKFDFIAFLDADDYWHPEYLFWMNHVLEEFPNAGLLGSSYANEQLPDKILEPTILEITDYFKTAVENTLFTSSSTIIHRDFFTDKVGFKSNLTKGEDIDLWLRAFDWTKKAYYVQAPLMHYDLEASGSVEVIPNLDCTIFTEMFKIEYEIPSDNPCWLVFRDKYLTLNLFQYFDSEANFFKGQNLLKERTNSYPLSQIPYLLPFFFFKFALRDPSLKKLIRNYLKFCFRYIYTQ